AACCCCGCAATCCCCTCCGTGGGGGTGACCAAACCCAACACCATTAAAATTACAGCCACCAGAATGGCGGTGGTGTCGATGGGTAACCACTCCAACACAAACATCACCAGCGCAAAAACAATAACTGCCAGAGTGAGGGGAATTTGATAGTCTGCCAGCCAGGTTTGCAAAAAGGCCATAGTTATCCCAAAAGATGATTAAACAAATTCTTCCCCATTGCCAGCGAGTTCACAAGAGGAAATAGTCCGATAACAATGCGTGTCATTCTGTGTGGTTACTACGGCCAAGACAATGCTGGGGATGAAGCCCTTTTAGTCTGTTTGCTGCAAATGCTTCCTGCGACGGTGGAGCCAGTGGTGCTCTCCGCCAATCCCCAGGTCACCACAGCGAGATACGGTGTTAAAGCCCACTACAACCGAGACTGGGGCAAAATTTGGCAGCTTTTGGGTCAATGTGACGGTTTTATCTGGGGGGGAGGCAGTTTGATGCAGGATGTGACCAGCGTGGTTAGTCCCCTATACTACGGTGGTTTGATGGCGATCGCCCAGATGCGGCGTTTAAAAACCATTGCCTGGGCCCAGGGCATTGGCCCCCTTAGAAGGCCGCCGTTGCGCTGGTTTACCCAACAGGTGCTCCGGGGTTGTAGCGGCATCAGCGTACGGGATCAAGCTTCTTTGCAATTAGTTAAACAATGGGGCTTAAAGGCTTTTTTAGCGGCGGATCCGGTGTGGTCTTTAGCCGCTGAAAATGCGTCTTCTTCCCCCAGCCCTTTGCCCATGGTGGCGGTGAATTTGCGGGCCCATCCTTTGTTAACCTTGGAACGCTTGGCGGTCATTACCGAAGCCCTAAGGGATTTTCAACACCAGACCCAAACCCATGTGCGGCTCATTCCCCTACAAAAATCCCAGGATTTGGCCATTGCCGAAGCGATCGCCGTGGAATTGCCGGGGAGTCATGAAATTCTTTACCGCCCCGACCCCAGGGAATGTAAAGGTTTGTTCCGGGGGGCGGAATTCACCATTGGCATGCGGCTCCACAGTTTAATCATGGCCGCGGCGGAGGGCAGTGCCTGCTTTGCCCTTAGTTATGACCCTAAAGTTAGTCGTTTAATCGCAGAGGTGGGACTACCGGGCCGGGAATTGGCGGATTTACCCAGGGATAGCAACGAACTCAGCCAGGTTTGGCAGGGACATTTCCGGCAAAGACAACCCTCTACCGGGGTAGAGTTCTTGCAAAAATCTGCCCTTCAGCATCAAACTTTGTTGCAGAAAATTTTTGTTGACTAGCTTTTCGGGTGGGAGTGTGGTATCTATAATAGCCCGAGGCAAAACATTGCCTATTTCACCAGCCTTACTGCGGAACCTTAAGCTTTATTTAACTATTGCGGTGGTTCCAAAGCCCGAATATATCGCAAGATAGATTGCAAGCAGATGGGACTGTCCTAGGCTATTACATAACCTGTGGTCTGCCTGAATTTGTCTACGGGACTTCAGTCCTAGAATGGTTGCAAAGTTTTAGTTGCTCGGACTGGGCTCCATTGTTGCCCCTGGCCGAAACCGCCGATGTTTGGGTGTGTGGAATAAAAAGTTAGTCCTCCTATCCATTGTCATTCAGCGACGACGGAGTTGGACGGATTGTTGCAATGGCCGTAGTGAGAATTTTGGCTGAGCTTAGCTAGCCAACCCGAAATAGAGTCCAAATTTTATAAATTTTTTTCCGTCCCCCATGAGTCAAACTAACTACTATCAGAATCTTTTAAATTTTCTCCGCCAAGACCTTTCCCTGCCGGCAGAATCCCTGGCGATCGCCGAGCGCACCGCTTGCAACGCCATTGACAATAGTAACAATCTACCCATTATTCTCTGGCAGTATGGGCTAATTAGTTTGGAAGAATTAGACCGGATTTTCGACTGGCTCGAAAAGTTTTAGTAGGGCCATCGCCATGGCGACGATCGCCGAGATTAATGACAAACTCCGCCGGGGTAAAGCTACGGTTTGGACGGCAGAACAGGTTAAAGCCCAGGTGGCAGAACTGGGGGTGGCCAAGGTGGCGGCCATGGTAGACGTGGTCTGCACAGGAACTTTTGAACCAATGGAATCCTCCGGGGCGGTGATCAACCTTGGACAAACGGACCCGCCGATTAAAATTCGTCAATGCTGGCTAGATGGCATTCCGGCCTACGCTGGCTTTGGAGCAGTGGATTTATATTTAGGAGCAACAGCGGCGGCAGACATTACCAACACTGGCGATAATCCCAACGAAGGGGACGGGGTGGCGGAAAGGGGCGGCGGCCATATCATTGAAGATCTCATTGCTGGTAAGAGTATTCCCCTGCGGGCTGTGGGCCAGGGCACCGACTGCTATCCCCGCACTACCTTGGAAACGGTGATTAGCACCGACCGAATTAATCAGTTCTACCTCTACAATCCCCGCAATCTTTACCAAAATTTTATCGTGGGCGTCAACGGTGGCGATCGCCTGTTATACACTTACCTGGGGCCCCTGCAACCCCGCTTGGGCAATGCGGTTTATTCCAACCCAGGCGCCATTGGTCCCCTGTTTAACGATCCTCTCCTCCAGGCGATCGGCATTGGCACCAAAATCTTCCTGGGGGGCGGTGTCGGTTACATTGCCTGGGAAGGCACCCAACATTTTCCTCTGCAAAAACGTTTGCCCAACCACACCCCCATCGGCCCGGCGGCTACCCTAGCCCTCATTGGGGATGCCAAACAAATGGATGCCCATTGGGTGCGAGGTTGTTATCTAAAAAACTATGGTCCTTCTTTAATGTTGGGGGTGGGGGTGCCCATTCCTGTGTTGAATGAACAGGTAATTGAGCAATGTGCTGTCAAAGATGAGGACATCGTGGCTCCGGTGGTGGATTTTTCCATTCCCCGTCGGGTCAGGCCCACCTTTGGTTTGGTTACCTACGGCCAACTCAAAAGCGGCAAAATTACCATCGAAGGCAAAACGGTGCGGGTGGCTCCCTTGGCCAGCATTGCCCGCTCCAGGGAAGTGGCGGAAACCCTCAAAGCTTGGCTAGACGCTGGCACCTTTGCCCTCACGGAACCGGTGGCTCCCCTGCCCACCGACCGCATGTTTCTCGCCCAGGACCCCATCGGCAATTTGTCGATTTAGGTTAACCATGGTTTGGTTTGAAAAAAATGAATTTTCCCTAGAGTGCAATCAAGTCTTAGCTGAAATTAAGAATGCACCACCCGATGGTCTGGGTTAATTAAGCGGAAAAACTTTTGCTTCAACTGGCGATCGAACACTTCCCATTTGAGTTTGGTATATTCCGCCTGGTCATTGCATCCTGTTAGGAAGCCCACCGGAATTTCAAAGCCGCCGGCCATATCCCGGCCACCGCCATAGTAGCGTCCTGTACCATCCATGCCGAGACTATCTTTTAAAAATTCATCGGGGTCTAGGGTCAACTTATTGGTGCGGAGGGAACCAATGACCAACTCAATATCATTGGCCCGGTCATGGACAATACCGTAAACCAAAGCAGTGTGTACGTTCTCCTCTGAAACCAAAAAGTCCGCCGCTTGGGGAATGGCGTCCCGTTCTTCGTAGCGGAGATAACCTACCCCCGCCAAAGAAAAGTTATTTTGTACGACTCGGTTTTGCAAAGACCGCTCTATTACTTCCATCACCCGTTTGGAGCGGGCTGATTGTAACACCGCATTGAGTAACTGGGCATCATAAATGCGACTGAGGTAGGCTGCCGCCATAAACTCCGCTTCCTGGGCCTGAAGTAAATTGATGGTGTCAGAACGCAGTCCATGCATCAAGGCCGTGGCGCATTTTACGTGGGTGGGGTTACTGCTGTTGAAATCCAACATGCCCCCCTGGAGATATTCCGTCAAAATGGTGGCAGTGGAACGACTGCTGGGACGAATATCCACAAAGGCACCTTCCGCTTCTACCTCGTCCTGCGGACTATGGTGATCAATAATCACCACAACGGGAATATTAGCTTCCTGTACTAAAGGCATCAGTTGACTATTGGTGCCCTGGCTATCCACCAGCACACAGCCTTGGTAATCAGAGAGGTCAATATCCTTGAGCATTTGCGGCCCCCAGCGCTTGGCAGGCAGGCCGGTTAACTTCACTAAAGCAATATTTTCCTGGTGGGAAAGGGTGCCTGCATAGACAATATCGCACTGAATTTCGTACTGGGCTGCAATCAGTTGAAATGCCCAGGCACTAGAGAGAGCGTCAGGGTCAGGAAAGTCCTGGATGACCAAAATCAACCGTTGCCCCTGGTGCCCTTCCAAGTGATGCTGGAGTTTGATAATTTGGGCTGTGTTAGCGGCGGGGATACGGGGAGAGACGACGTCGGCGGAGGCAATACTCCTCTGGGCGCTGATCTGCTGAGGGGAAGAAACAATGCTGGATTCCGGGACAGAAAGAGAAGGACTGTTACCAGGCTGGGAGGAAACAGAAGCCATTGCCAAAAACTAAGATAGGAGAGGGTATTAAATAGATCATAACATTGAGTCCAAACACCCCCATCCATGGGTGGAATCTGTCAGGTTCCAACCATTTTCCCCCTGGAGTGACAGAGGAAATTATCAGGAAATAAATGGGTTACCGATGCTCACTAAGATGCTTACTAAATAGTTACCAAGGACTACTAAGCATAGTGAAGGATGCCCAGTAGTAAGGAGCCGAAAAATTCGTTTGCCCCAGATTGATTAGGGATGGGGGTAAGGCGATCGCCCCCCGGGAAATGCCCGATTGTTCCAGTCCAGCAGTTAATTCTCCTCGGAGCATTTTCAGTTGGGCTTGGCGCAGGGCTTCGGCCTTGGTGGAAGTTTGACCCAATTGACGGTAGAACTCAGTCATCAGCACTAGGGTAGCAGCATCGTCTACGTTCCAAAAACTGGCGACGGCCGATTTAACCCCGGCTTTGAGGGCTAGGCCAGCAAAACCCAGTTCCGCTTGGTCGTCCCCGAGGGCGGTTTGGCAAGCACTGAGCACCAATAATTCCACCGCTGAAGATTGCCAATTTATTTGACTGACTTTGTTTAAAGCCAATTTATCGTTCCAAAATTCGATATAGGAGTTGGCTGGTTTACCGGAGCGGAAGGAAGAATGGGTGGCTAAATGAACAATGCTGGGACGTTTTTGCTCTAGCTCCTTTTGCAGGCGATCGACCGTAAAATCCTGGTTGAGGAAGGTTTCTGCCTGCCAACGGTCTGCCGCCGGACGATTGATTGCCATTTCCCAGACAATATTTTCCAATTCCACTGGCACTGCCGGCAAAGGACTTTGGTCAGCAAACTCCGATGCCCCCATGGCCAAAATATTGCCGGGCTGGAGTGGTTTATAGTTACTGTCAATTAAATTGAAAGCCGGAATGTTGGTCAGGCTATATTTCTCCAGGAGATATTCCTCCCCATCAAATAGGGCCGCCATGGGTAAACCCCGCACCCCATTGCCCAGACAAAAGAGCAGGGTGTCAATGCCTTGGGCTTCTAGGGTTTCAGCATAGGGGGCAATAATCCATTGGTACAATTGCTGGGATGCCTCCCGGCGATTGACGGTTTGGGAGAGTTGCAATTCCCGCTGAAAAGTTGACACCACAGGCCTTAATACCGCCTCCGGTACGTCATGCAAATCCACCACAATGGGGTCTAGGTCAGGGGTGACTAGTACTAAATGTAAAAATTCTTTTTCCGGAATAATCCACAACACTGCTGGTTTTTTGCCGGTTTCTGCCGTGATTTTCTGCAGAGTAAGGGCAATATCTTCTGGGGTTTGGGTCACTTCGGCCAGACTTTCACCAAAATAGGCGGCAAACTCCTGTTCCCGGGCTTTTTCCATGGCGACAATTTTTTCGCTCAGGGTTTGGGCAAAGGCGGGGGCCATACTGAAACTAGCCAAGGTCAATCCCATGCCCACCGCCATCAATTTGTTCAGCAAAGATCTCGACAAACCCCGGCGATCGCCAGAAGCTGATTGGCCCATAGCCCTGCTGTGTGTGGTAGTTTTCATTTTTAGTCCCCTTGGTTTGGGGCGATTCCTGATTAAGATTTTCTTTGACTACGGTGGGAATCACTACCCTTCAACATTACTAGTTGATTTTCCCAGAAATTATGCCAATTCTGGAGATTCCTTTGTTATCTTCGTAGGTAATTAGAAAATTCTATAAACCCAGCCCTTACCATCATAATGTCGGAACTTAGCCTGGCCCATCAGGATTACCCCGTTGACGACCTCGAACAATTATTAAGTATTCTGCCCAAACCCATCCAAGCCATCATCGCCGAACACCCCCAGCGGCAACAGTTAGTGGAAGTAGTCATGGACCTAGGGCGCTTACCGGAAGCACGTTTTCCCGGCACTGCAGTCTATTTGGGCCATGAACCGATCGCCAAGGAGGATTTACAGTACGCCATTGACCGGGTAGGGCTATTTAGCAGTGATAACCGGGCTGGCATTGAAAGGACCCTGCACCGCATCAGTGCCATCCGCAACCGCACCAACGAAATTATCGGCTTGACCTGTCGGGTAGGCCGGGCGGTGTTCGGCACCATTAACCTCATCCAAGACCTGGTGGAAACAGGGGAATCGTTACTGCTGCTCGGGCGACCGGGGGTGGGAAAAACCACTGCCCTACGGGAAATTGCCCGGGTACTAGCGGATGATTTGCACAAACGGGTGGTGATCATCGACACTTCCAACGAAATTGCTGGGGACGGGGACATTCCCCATCCGGCGATCGGTCGGGCCCGGAGAATGCAGGTGGCTAGGCCAGAACTGCAACATCAGGTGATGATTGAGGCAGTGGAAAACCATATGCCGGAAGTGATCGTCATCGACGAAATTGGTACGGAATTGGAAGCTTTAGCTGCCCGCACCATTGCCGAACGGGGAGTGCAGTTGGTGGGCACAGCCCACGGTAACCGTCTAGAAAATTTGATTAAAAATCCCACCCTTTCCGACCTGGTGGGGGGTATCCAAGCAGTGACTCTTGGGGATGAGGAAGCCCGGCGGCGGGGTTCCCAAAAAACTGTGCTGGAAAGGAAAGCTCCCCCGACTTTTTCCATGGCGGTGGAGATGTTGGAGCGGCAAAAATGGACTATCCACAGCGATGTGGCCTTGACCATTGATAATCTGTTGCGGGGCCGGCCTCCGGTGGAACAGTTGCGGTATATGAATGAGCAAGGGGAGCTACAAATCGAAACGGTGGAAGCCCAGCCCCAGGAAAGAACGCCCCAACCCCCTCCCTATTTTTCCTTGGGTTTAGTGGACGATCGACAGTTGCGCCCAAGACCTACGGGTTTACGTTCCACTGGGCGGATGAAACCCCAAGCTCCCCTCCATGCCAACGCTGACCAAGTGCGAGATTTTGAGCGGTTACTGGAGCAGTCCTGGCAACAGTGGGAAGGAGATGATGAACCAAAGATCCGGGTGCCGGG
The genomic region above belongs to Synechocystis sp. PCC 6803 substr. PCC-P and contains:
- a CDS encoding DUF2949 domain-containing protein, whose amino-acid sequence is MSQTNYYQNLLNFLRQDLSLPAESLAIAERTACNAIDNSNNLPIILWQYGLISLEELDRIFDWLEKF
- the csaB gene encoding polysaccharide pyruvyl transferase CsaB, with the protein product MRVILCGYYGQDNAGDEALLVCLLQMLPATVEPVVLSANPQVTTARYGVKAHYNRDWGKIWQLLGQCDGFIWGGGSLMQDVTSVVSPLYYGGLMAIAQMRRLKTIAWAQGIGPLRRPPLRWFTQQVLRGCSGISVRDQASLQLVKQWGLKAFLAADPVWSLAAENASSSPSPLPMVAVNLRAHPLLTLERLAVITEALRDFQHQTQTHVRLIPLQKSQDLAIAEAIAVELPGSHEILYRPDPRECKGLFRGAEFTIGMRLHSLIMAAAEGSACFALSYDPKVSRLIAEVGLPGRELADLPRDSNELSQVWQGHFRQRQPSTGVEFLQKSALQHQTLLQKIFVD
- a CDS encoding CHAT domain-containing protein, with protein sequence MKTTTHSRAMGQSASGDRRGLSRSLLNKLMAVGMGLTLASFSMAPAFAQTLSEKIVAMEKAREQEFAAYFGESLAEVTQTPEDIALTLQKITAETGKKPAVLWIIPEKEFLHLVLVTPDLDPIVVDLHDVPEAVLRPVVSTFQRELQLSQTVNRREASQQLYQWIIAPYAETLEAQGIDTLLFCLGNGVRGLPMAALFDGEEYLLEKYSLTNIPAFNLIDSNYKPLQPGNILAMGASEFADQSPLPAVPVELENIVWEMAINRPAADRWQAETFLNQDFTVDRLQKELEQKRPSIVHLATHSSFRSGKPANSYIEFWNDKLALNKVSQINWQSSAVELLVLSACQTALGDDQAELGFAGLALKAGVKSAVASFWNVDDAATLVLMTEFYRQLGQTSTKAEALRQAQLKMLRGELTAGLEQSGISRGAIALPPSLINLGQTNFSAPYYWASFTMLSSPW
- a CDS encoding R3H domain-containing nucleic acid-binding protein encodes the protein MSELSLAHQDYPVDDLEQLLSILPKPIQAIIAEHPQRQQLVEVVMDLGRLPEARFPGTAVYLGHEPIAKEDLQYAIDRVGLFSSDNRAGIERTLHRISAIRNRTNEIIGLTCRVGRAVFGTINLIQDLVETGESLLLLGRPGVGKTTALREIARVLADDLHKRVVIIDTSNEIAGDGDIPHPAIGRARRMQVARPELQHQVMIEAVENHMPEVIVIDEIGTELEALAARTIAERGVQLVGTAHGNRLENLIKNPTLSDLVGGIQAVTLGDEEARRRGSQKTVLERKAPPTFSMAVEMLERQKWTIHSDVALTIDNLLRGRPPVEQLRYMNEQGELQIETVEAQPQERTPQPPPYFSLGLVDDRQLRPRPTGLRSTGRMKPQAPLHANADQVRDFERLLEQSWQQWEGDDEPKIRVPGPNGEDLPVYVYPYGVGRSQLDQVIDILQLPVAVTKDVHQADAVLALRSHVKGNQKLRQMAKGIQVPIYGVKSNTIPQISRALKRILGMDEPHKAEAADLRLFTRSGSNDELEALEEARLAVEQIVIPTGQPVELLPRSPHVRKMQHELVEHYRLQSDSFGDEPNRRLRIYPA
- a CDS encoding bifunctional oligoribonuclease/PAP phosphatase NrnA, yielding MASVSSQPGNSPSLSVPESSIVSSPQQISAQRSIASADVVSPRIPAANTAQIIKLQHHLEGHQGQRLILVIQDFPDPDALSSAWAFQLIAAQYEIQCDIVYAGTLSHQENIALVKLTGLPAKRWGPQMLKDIDLSDYQGCVLVDSQGTNSQLMPLVQEANIPVVVIIDHHSPQDEVEAEGAFVDIRPSSRSTATILTEYLQGGMLDFNSSNPTHVKCATALMHGLRSDTINLLQAQEAEFMAAAYLSRIYDAQLLNAVLQSARSKRVMEVIERSLQNRVVQNNFSLAGVGYLRYEERDAIPQAADFLVSEENVHTALVYGIVHDRANDIELVIGSLRTNKLTLDPDEFLKDSLGMDGTGRYYGGGRDMAGGFEIPVGFLTGCNDQAEYTKLKWEVFDRQLKQKFFRLINPDHRVVHS
- a CDS encoding homocysteine biosynthesis protein, whose protein sequence is MATIAEINDKLRRGKATVWTAEQVKAQVAELGVAKVAAMVDVVCTGTFEPMESSGAVINLGQTDPPIKIRQCWLDGIPAYAGFGAVDLYLGATAAADITNTGDNPNEGDGVAERGGGHIIEDLIAGKSIPLRAVGQGTDCYPRTTLETVISTDRINQFYLYNPRNLYQNFIVGVNGGDRLLYTYLGPLQPRLGNAVYSNPGAIGPLFNDPLLQAIGIGTKIFLGGGVGYIAWEGTQHFPLQKRLPNHTPIGPAATLALIGDAKQMDAHWVRGCYLKNYGPSLMLGVGVPIPVLNEQVIEQCAVKDEDIVAPVVDFSIPRRVRPTFGLVTYGQLKSGKITIEGKTVRVAPLASIARSREVAETLKAWLDAGTFALTEPVAPLPTDRMFLAQDPIGNLSI